The following coding sequences are from one Salvia hispanica cultivar TCC Black 2014 chromosome 3, UniMelb_Shisp_WGS_1.0, whole genome shotgun sequence window:
- the LOC125215369 gene encoding fatty acyl-CoA reductase 3-like yields the protein MELGSILQFLEHRSILVTGATGFLAKIFTEKILRVQPNVKKLYLLLRASDTHLAMLRFNNEILEKELFKVLKEKNGANLSTLIEEKVKVVAGDITFEKLGVKDLSLWEEMLTEIDVVVNLAATTNFDERYDVSLGTNTLGTKHVLNFSKKLKKLKILVHVSTAYVYGEREGLILETPCVMGETLNGTHGLDIDAEKELVEETLKQFKVDNLDEDSVKSAMKDLGLLRARKFGWPNTYVFTKAMGEMLLGQSKENIPLLIIRPTIVTSTYKEPFPGWVEGVRTIDSLAVEYGKGKITCFLGDLTSVVDVIPADMVVNAIIVAMVAHADQANESVYHVGSSMSNPVKSAWLQSYGQRHFTSHPWIDSNGSPVVVGNVTVFNTMKSFQRYMTLRYLLPLKGLQILNTACCQYFQKRYLEQSRKIKFVLRLIDLYAPYLFFKAFYDDMNTEKLRRAVDESGLETEMFYFDPKIINWDDYFMNTHIPGIVKRVFKN from the exons ATGGAATTAGGCAGCATTCTCCAGTTCTTGGAACACAGGTCCATTCTTGTCACTGGAGCCACTGGCTTTCTTGCAAAGA TTTTTACTGAGAAGATTTTGAGAGTGCAACCAAATGTCAAGAAACTATATCTTCTCTTGAGGGCTTCAGACACACACTTAGCCATGCTACGTTTCAATAACGag ATTCTTGAAAAGGAGTTATTCAAAGTtctgaaagagaaaaatggggCAAATCTAAGTACCCTAATTGAAGAAAag GTCAAAGTTGTCGCAGGAGATATAACCTTTGAGAAATTGGGAGTGAAGGATTTGTCTTTGTGGGAGGAAATGTTAACTGAAATTGATGTTGTGGTTAATCTTGCTGCAACcacaaattttgatgaaag ATATGATGTCTCACTTGGAACAAACACACTTGGAACCAAGCATGTATTGAACTTCtccaaaaaattgaagaaattgaagattttGGTACACGTATCAACCG CTTATGTATACGGTGAAAGAGAGGGGTTGATATTAGAAACGCCATGTGTAATGGGAGAGACACTGAATGGAACACATGGACTCGACATCGATGCAGAGAAGGAATTGGTAGAGGAAACACTAAAACAGTTCAAGGTTGATAATCTTGATGAAGACTCCGTCAAATCAGCCATGAAAGACTTGGGACTTCTAAG AGCAAGGAAGTTTGGATGGCCAAATACTTATGTATTCACCAAAGCTATGGGAGAGATGTTGTTGGGACAATCGAAAGAAAATATACCTCTTCTAATAATTCGTCCCACAATTGTGACTAGCACTTACAAAGAGCCTTTCCCGGGTTGGGTCGAAGGTGTCAG GACTATTGACAGTTTAGCTGTGGAATATGGAAAGGGAAAAATCACTTGTTTTCTCGGAGATCTCACAAGTGTAGTTGATGTG ATTCCGGCGGACATGGTGGTAAATGCAATCATCGTGGCTATGGTGGCTCATGCGGACCAAGCCAATGAGAGCGTCTACCACGTCGGATCGTCGATGTCGAACCCGGTCAAGTCCGCATGGCTACAGAGCTACGGCCAACGACACTTCACCTCGCACCCTTGGATCGACAGTAATGGTAGCCCTGTCGTCGTCGGAAATGTCACCGTTTTCAACACGATGAAGAGTTTCCAAAGATACATGACACTTCGTTATTTACTTCCTTTAAAG GGTCTGCAAATACTGAACACGGCTTGCTGCCAGTATTTCCAAAAAAGGTACCTAGAGCAAAGCAGAAAGATCAAGTTCGTGCTGCGATTGATCGATCTCTACGCGCCTTACTTGTTCTTCAAAGCTTT CTACGATGACATGAACACAGAGAAACTCCGAAGAGCAGTAGACGAGAGCGGTTTGGAGACGGAGATGTTCTATTTCGACCCCAAAATCATAAACTGGGATGATTATTTCATGAACACTCACATTCCCGGAATAGTGAAACGAGTATTCAAAAACTGA
- the LOC125216302 gene encoding proteinaceous RNase P 2, which produces MSNQNTRRKKQKLTPESQFRCTLDQCSKSKDLSAAITLYESSSNPTLTLNNLNSLLYICSEALSNPNIRQSAIDFGFKLFRNHSNENLNPNEATLTAVARLAAANGDGDYAFDLAKSVMKQCAAPKLRTFTPALNCFCGAGAADRAYEVEEHVVSAGLQLEEPELAALLKVSVETGWEDKVYEYLHKLRRTVRGVEESTMATIESWFRKDKALDVGLVSLDTEQIKEAVAKNGGGWHGLGWLGKGEWVLQKTNVASEGTCPACREQLVCVDTNRAETDKFAQSIASLAMERERQPNFKEFQEWLEQHSGYETLVDGANIGLYQQNFAQGGFSITQLDAVVKEVHRKTQKQPLVVLHRQRVLSLLEDASKRELIDEWMDQGVLYETPFGSNDDWYWLYAAVKLKCLLVTNDEMRDHIFELLGSNFFSRWKERHQVRYTFVKGSLKLIMPPSYSVIIQESEKGSWHVPLAGEISDESSRTWLCATRSGSNES; this is translated from the exons ATGAGCAACCAGAACACACGGCGGAAGAAGCAGAAACTGACGCCGGAGTCGCAATTCCGGTGTACATTGGATCAGTGCTCCAAATCGAAGGACCTCTCCGCCGCCATCACTCTCTACGAATCCTCCTCAAATCCAACCCTCACTCTCAACAATCTCAATTCCTTGCTATACATCTGCTCCGAAGCCCTATCCAATCCAAATATCCGACAATCCGCAATTGACTTCGGATTCAAGCTGTTCCGCAACCACAGCAATGAAAACCTCAATCCAAACGAGGCGACGCTCACGGCCGTGGCTCGGTTGGCGGCGGCGAACGGCGATGGAGACTACGCGTTCGACCTCGCGAAAAGCGTGATGAAACAATGTGCAGCGCCGAAGCTTAGGACTTTCACGCCGGCGTTGAATTGCTTTTGCGGCGCCGGAGCGGCGGATAGGGCTTATGAAGTGGAGGAGCATGTGGTGTCGGCGGGGCTTCAGCTGGAGGAACCTGAGCTCGCGGCATTGCTGAAG GTGAGTGTCGAGACGGGATGGGAGGACAAGGTTTACGAGTATTTGCACAAACTGAGAAGGACAGTAAGAGGGGTCGAAGAGTCAACAATGGCAACCATAGAGAGTTGGTTCAGAAAGGACAAGGCACTTGATGTGGGTTTAGTTAGTTTGGATACAGAACAGATCAAGGAAGCGGTTGCAAAGAATGGAGGTGGGTGGCATGGACTTGGGTGGCTTGGGAAGGGCGAGTGGGTCCTGCAGAAAACGAATGTGGCCTCAGAAGGAACGTGCCCTGCCTGCCGTGAACAGTTGGTTTGCGTTGATACCAATAGAGCAGAGACTGACAAGTTTGCGCAATCAATTGCTTCTTTAGCCATGGAAAGAGAACGTCAGCCAAATTTTAAGGAGTTCCAG GAGTGGCTGGAGCAACATTCTGGATATGAAACTCTGGTAGACGGAGCAAATATTGGTCTATACCAGCAAAACTTTGCACAGGGTGGCTTTAGTATTACACAG CTTGATGCCGTTGTGAAAGAAGTTCATAGAAAGACACAAAAACAGCCACTTGTTGTGTTGCATAGACAACGTGTGCTCTCGCTACTCGAGGATGCTTCTAAAAGAGAGCTCATTGACGAGTGGATGGATCAGGGAGTGCTATATGAAACACCATTCGGATCAAATGATGATTG GTATTGGCTTTATGCTGCTGTGAAACTGAAGTGCTTGCTAGTAACAAACGATGAAATGAGAGATCATATCTTTGAGCTCCTCGGGAGCAATTTTTTCTCCAGATGGAAGGAAAGACATCAG GTGAGATATACATTCGTAAAAGGCAGTTTAAAGCTTATCATGCCGCCTTCATATTCTGTCATTATCCAG gagTCTGAGAAGGGATCATGGCATGTACCCTTAGCTGGGGAAATTAGTGACGAGTCTTCACGAACTTGGCTATGTGCAACAAGATCAGGATCAAATGAAAGCTGA